A window of the Cutaneotrichosporon cavernicola HIS019 DNA, chromosome: 6 genome harbors these coding sequences:
- a CDS encoding uncharacterized protein (Alpha/beta hydrolase family) yields MGFFDFLKKDDEQKQQQQVVHNDGYQQQQAYGQQGYAQPGSYQHQGYGNDGGYQQHQQQQYQGHGQQYQQGHEQQQHYQQGYGQPPVQEKKGWSKGKVAAVAGGGLAAAAVVGVGAYLYHEHQEDEEEALEAEKEALEAENKRLAEENARLQAEDEQAQAQPEPQARAPEGKSNEECQAELDAWQARLDEEQAQLDSEWEENGDDESLPGRQEDKDERQRQKDQKQAEMDEVWAQAQLYPESKAFDTQTIKVSNLHTVYFWQAGNPNGKPAVFVHGGPGVGTSVGNTKFFDPSVYRIVLIDQRGCGKSTPTGELRENTTWDLVSDIEAVRKHLGIGKWLVFGGSWGSALSLAYAETHPDAVAALIISSPRHEEERGDLMAAYYHRLTSEDEDVVMAAALPWQLWEDSQATLLPNPEIANRATEDAVANRACSRLEAHYFYHVGFMEDGYLIKEENIARIRNIPAVAIQGRYDIICPPRSAYDLKKAWGDSLNLNIVPDAGHVASEPGIATALKAATDKFGRELEWK; encoded by the exons ATGGGTTTCTTCGACTtcctcaagaaggacgacgagcagaagcagcagcagcaggtCGTCCACAACGACGGCtaccagcagcagcaggcgtACGGTCAGCAGGGCTACGCCCAGCCCGGCTCGTACCAGCACCAGGGCTACGGCAACGACGGCGGCTACcagcagcaccagcagcagcagtacCAGGGTCACGGCCAGCAGTACCAGCAGGGTCAtgagcagcagcagcactACCAGCAGGGCTACGGCCAGCCTCCTGTTcaggagaagaagggctGGTCGAAGGGCAAggtcgccgccgttgcCGGTGGTGGTCTCGCTGCcgcggccgtcgtcggcgtagGCGCGTACCTCTACCAC GAGCAccaggaggacgaggaggaggctcTCGAGGCTGAGAAGGAGGCTCTTGAAGCCGAGAACAAgcgccttgccgaggagaacgCCCGTctccaggccgaggacgagcaggCCCAGGCTCAGCCCGAACCCCAGGCCCGCGCGCCGGAGGGCAAGTCGAACGAGGAATGCCAGGCTGAGCTCGATGCTTGGCAGGCGCGTCTGGATGAAGAGCaggcccagctcgacagcgagtgggaggagaaTGGGGATGACGAGAGCCTGCCCGGTCGTCAGGAGGACAAGGAtgagcgccagcgccagaaGGACCAGAAGCAGGCtgagatggacgaggtcTGGGCCCAGG CCCAGCTCTATCCCGAGAGCAAGGCCTTTGACACCCAGACCATCAAGGTATCCAACCTACACACAGTCTA TTTCTGGCAGGCCGGCAACCCAAACGGCAAGCCTGCTGTCTTTGT ccaTGGCGGTCCAGGGGTCGGCACGTCCGTGGGCAACACCAAGTTCTTCGACCCATCTGTCTACCGTATAGTCCTGATCGACCAGCGGGGTTGTGGCAAATCGACGCCGACaggcgagctgcgcgagaaCACAACCTGGGACTTGGTTTCTGATATCGAGGCAGTCCGCAAGCACCTCGGTATTGGCAAGTGGCTCGTCTTCGGAGGGTCCTG gggTTCGGCGCTGTCCCTCGCTTATGCTGAGACACACCCGGACGCTGTCGCGGCACTGATC atATCTTCCCCGAGACATG AGGaagagcgcggcgacctcATGGCCGCGTACTACCACCGCCTCACGAGTGAAGACGAGGATGTGGTCATGGCTGCCGCTCTACCCTGGCAGCTGTGGGAGGATAGCCAGGCGactctcctccccaaccccgagaTCGCCAACCGCGCCACGGAGGACGCGGTCGCGAACCGCGCTTGCTCGCGTCTGGAGGCGCATTACTTCTACCATGTT ggcTTCATGGAGGATGGATACCtgatcaaggaggagaacaTTGCGAGGAT ccgCAACATCCCGGCAGTCGCTATCCAGGGCCGGTACGACATCATCTGCCCA CCGCGCTCAGCGTACGACCTCAAGAAGGCATGGGGCGActcgctcaacctcaacatCGTTCCAGATGCAGGCCACGTCGCCTCCGAGCCTGGTATCGCGACGGCTCTCAAGGCG GCGACGGACAAGTTCGGGCGCGAGCTGGAGTGGAAGTAG